GCGTGCGCCAGCTCATGCCCGCTGATCACCCCGTCCACCCGCCGCTCCTCACCCAGCCGGTTGCGCCCCCGCGCCAGCAGCTGCCCACCCCCATCCACGATCACCGCCCCAATGGGATACGAGCCGTGTAAGTAGGCGTCCCAGGCTTCCGCAAGCGCGGCCTGCCAACCACCTATCAGTGGATCATGGAGCGTGGTGTGTGGGTCGTGGGCTTTTCCCACTCCCCACGGCCCACTCCCCACTTCCCCCTTCACAATTCCCCCCGGTGCCGCTCAATCAGATCATCCAGCGCCTCGCGCAGCAGGCTGGCCTCGGTGCGGCCCAGGGCGCCAGACAGCTTGGCAAGGCGTTCCAGCTGGCTTTTGGGGTAGTAGTTGCTTTTCAGCACCATCTTGCTTTCCACGTAGATGCAGGCCCGCGCGCGGCCCTCGCGTTTGGCGCGGATCATGGCCTCGTCGGCGGCGCGTTTCAGGTCCTCGTAGGTGGTGGCGTGGGCCGGGCGGGCGGCCAGCCCCACGCTCAGGCCCAGGCTCTTGGGCCACTGCGGATCCCGGTGAATGTGAAAGTGCTTGATCACCTCGTCAAAGAGGATCAGGGCGGTTTCGGCGGCCGTCTCGGGCAGGATGACGGCGTACTCATCGCCGCCAATGCGCCCCACAATGCTGCCGCTGGGCAGGCTGCCGGACAGCAGCCGCTCTACGTTCCGCAGCACCCGGTCACCCTCGCTGTGGCCCAGGGTGTCGTTCAGGGTCTTGAAGTGGTCCAGGTCCAGCACGGCCAGGGTCAGGGGCGCGCCCCGGAGGGCATGAAAGGCGTCTTCAAAGGCGGTGCGGCTCAGGGTGGCGGGGCGGGCAGCCATAGGGAACCTCCAGACCTGCGGGGAGCAGGTCAGCTGTGTATTGGTGCCATACATATATATGTTGGAAGCAATAGGACGCAAGCGCATATGCGGATTG
This sequence is a window from Deinococcus multiflagellatus. Protein-coding genes within it:
- a CDS encoding GGDEF domain-containing protein, with product MAARPATLSRTAFEDAFHALRGAPLTLAVLDLDHFKTLNDTLGHSEGDRVLRNVERLLSGSLPSGSIVGRIGGDEYAVILPETAAETALILFDEVIKHFHIHRDPQWPKSLGLSVGLAARPAHATTYEDLKRAADEAMIRAKREGRARACIYVESKMVLKSNYYPKSQLERLAKLSGALGRTEASLLREALDDLIERHRGEL